The following are from one region of the Shinella sp. PSBB067 genome:
- the argC gene encoding N-acetyl-gamma-glutamyl-phosphate reductase: MKPKIFIDGEHGTTGLQIRTRMAGRSDVELLSIPEAERRNAQLREDLLNSADVAILCLPDDAAKEAVAMVSGNNQVRIIDTSTAHRVNPDWAYGFAEMDRAQPAKIAGARYVANPGCYPTGAIGLIRPLRLAGILPEDYPVTVNAVSGYTGGGKQLIAQMENADHPEHIDSPHFLYGLPLKHKHVPEMQVHGLLSRAPLFAPSVGKFAQGMIVQVPLYLADLDGHASLGSIHEALADHYAGQDIVEVVDLKESAALPRVDAVELADTDRMKLYVFGTAGAPHVNLVALLDNLGKGASGAAVQNMDLMLRG; the protein is encoded by the coding sequence ATGAAACCGAAGATCTTCATCGATGGCGAACACGGCACGACGGGCCTTCAGATCCGCACGCGCATGGCCGGCCGCAGCGATGTCGAGCTGCTTTCCATTCCCGAGGCGGAGCGGCGCAATGCGCAGCTGCGCGAAGACCTCCTGAACAGCGCCGATGTCGCGATCCTCTGCCTGCCGGACGATGCGGCGAAGGAAGCCGTGGCCATGGTGTCCGGCAACAACCAGGTCCGCATCATCGACACCTCGACCGCGCACCGCGTCAATCCGGACTGGGCCTACGGCTTTGCCGAGATGGACCGCGCGCAGCCGGCGAAGATCGCCGGCGCCCGCTACGTCGCCAATCCCGGCTGCTACCCGACCGGCGCCATCGGGCTCATCCGCCCGCTGCGCCTTGCCGGCATCCTGCCGGAGGACTATCCGGTCACGGTCAATGCGGTCTCCGGCTATACGGGCGGCGGCAAGCAGCTGATCGCGCAGATGGAGAATGCCGATCATCCCGAGCATATCGACTCGCCGCACTTCCTCTACGGCCTGCCGCTCAAGCACAAGCATGTGCCGGAAATGCAGGTGCATGGCCTCCTCTCCCGCGCGCCGCTCTTCGCGCCCTCCGTCGGCAAGTTCGCGCAGGGCATGATCGTGCAGGTGCCGCTCTACCTCGCCGACCTCGACGGCCACGCCTCGCTCGGCTCGATCCACGAGGCGCTTGCCGATCACTATGCCGGGCAGGACATCGTCGAGGTGGTGGACCTCAAGGAGAGCGCCGCGCTTCCCCGCGTCGACGCCGTCGAGCTTGCCGATACGGACCGCATGAAGCTCTACGTCTTCGGCACCGCCGGCGCGCCGCATGTCAACCTCGTCGCGCTGCTCGACAATCTCGGCAAGGGCGCCTCGGGCGCGGCGGTGCAGAACATGGATCTGATGCTGAGGGGCTGA
- the speB gene encoding agmatinase: protein MANKTIDHAITGKALKSAASDPTHAGILSFMRRRYTKVLKDVDAVVWGIPFDAATSNRPGTRFGPQAIRRASAIMDNDPQYPFERDLFEDMAVIDYGDCLLDYGNHQKTPATIEREARKILKSDAYMLTLGGDHFITLPLLRAHAAKYGPLSLVQFDAHQDTWPDEKGRIDHGSFVGTAVREGLIDADSSIQIGIRTHAPEDCGIRILYGYDVEEMSAAEIADAIIHHVGDRATYLTFDIDCLDPAFAPGTGTPVSGGPSSARILSVLRKLGALNIVGSDVVEVAPAYDHADITAIAASNIAMYMLGLHAETLAERR from the coding sequence ATGGCCAACAAGACGATCGACCACGCCATCACAGGCAAGGCGCTGAAGAGCGCGGCCTCGGACCCGACCCATGCGGGCATCCTCTCCTTCATGCGCCGCCGCTACACGAAGGTGCTGAAGGACGTGGACGCCGTCGTCTGGGGCATTCCCTTCGATGCCGCCACCTCCAACCGTCCCGGCACGCGCTTCGGGCCGCAGGCCATCCGCCGCGCCTCGGCGATCATGGACAACGATCCGCAATATCCCTTCGAGCGCGACCTCTTCGAGGACATGGCCGTCATCGACTACGGCGACTGCCTGCTCGACTACGGCAACCACCAGAAGACACCGGCGACCATCGAGCGCGAGGCGAGGAAGATCCTGAAATCCGACGCCTACATGCTGACGCTCGGCGGCGACCACTTCATCACGCTGCCGCTGCTGCGCGCCCATGCGGCGAAATACGGCCCCCTCTCCCTCGTCCAGTTCGACGCCCACCAGGATACCTGGCCGGACGAGAAGGGCCGGATCGACCATGGCTCCTTCGTCGGCACCGCCGTGCGCGAGGGGCTGATCGATGCCGACAGCTCGATCCAGATCGGCATCCGCACCCATGCGCCGGAGGATTGCGGCATCCGCATCCTCTATGGCTACGACGTCGAGGAAATGAGCGCCGCCGAAATCGCCGATGCGATCATCCACCATGTCGGAGACCGGGCGACCTACCTCACCTTCGACATCGATTGCCTCGACCCGGCCTTCGCGCCCGGCACCGGCACCCCCGTCTCGGGCGGCCCGTCGAGCGCGCGCATCCTTTCCGTCCTGCGCAAGCTCGGCGCGCTGAACATCGTCGGCTCGGACGTGGTCGAGGTGGCGCCCGCCTATGACCACGCGGACATCACCGCCATCGCCGCCTCCAACATCGCCATGTACATGCTGGGCCTGCACGCCGAGACGCTGGCGGAGCGCCGCTGA
- the rpsI gene encoding 30S ribosomal protein S9, producing the protein MADLSSLKDLGVAAAAPAASAPVHVKKVDAQGRSYATGKRKDAVARVWVKPGSGKITINGKSFEAYFARPVLQMILQQPIVAAARDGQFDIDATVAGGGLSGQAGAVRHGISKALTYFEPGLRTVLKKGGFLTRDSRVVERKKYGKAKARRSFQFSKR; encoded by the coding sequence ATGGCCGACCTCTCCTCGCTCAAGGACCTCGGCGTCGCTGCCGCAGCTCCCGCTGCCTCCGCCCCGGTTCACGTCAAGAAGGTTGACGCCCAGGGCCGTTCCTACGCAACCGGCAAGCGCAAGGACGCCGTTGCCCGTGTATGGGTCAAGCCGGGTTCCGGCAAGATCACCATCAACGGCAAGTCGTTCGAAGCCTACTTCGCCCGCCCGGTCCTGCAGATGATCCTGCAGCAGCCGATCGTCGCAGCGGCCCGTGACGGCCAGTTCGACATCGACGCGACCGTCGCCGGCGGCGGCCTTTCCGGCCAGGCCGGTGCCGTTCGCCACGGCATCTCCAAGGCGCTGACCTACTTCGAGCCGGGCCTGCGCACGGTCCTCAAGAAGGGCGGCTTCCTGACCCGCGACTCGCGCGTCGTCGAACGCAAGAAGTACGGCAAGGCCAAGGCCCGCCGTTCGTTCCAGTTCTCCAAGCGTTGA
- the rplM gene encoding 50S ribosomal protein L13, producing the protein MATFVQKPAEVEKKWILIDAEGLVVGRLATLIANRLRGKHKATFTPHVDDGDNVIVINADKVVFTGKKYSDKKYYWHTGYPGGIKERTARQIIEGRFPERVLEKAVERMVPRGPLGRRQMKNLRVYAGSNHPHEAQQPVALDVAKLNSKNTRSA; encoded by the coding sequence ATGGCAACCTTCGTACAGAAGCCCGCCGAGGTAGAGAAGAAGTGGATCCTCATCGACGCCGAAGGCCTCGTTGTCGGTCGCCTCGCTACCCTCATCGCTAACCGCCTGCGCGGCAAGCACAAGGCAACCTTCACGCCCCACGTCGACGACGGCGACAACGTCATCGTCATCAACGCCGACAAGGTCGTCTTCACCGGCAAGAAGTACTCCGACAAGAAGTACTACTGGCACACCGGTTACCCGGGCGGCATCAAGGAGCGCACGGCTCGCCAGATCATCGAAGGCCGCTTCCCGGAGCGCGTCCTCGAGAAGGCTGTCGAGCGCATGGTTCCGCGCGGCCCGCTCGGCCGTCGCCAGATGAAGAACCTGCGCGTCTACGCCGGCTCCAACCATCCGCACGAAGCCCAGCAGCCCGTCGCCCTCGACGTCGCCAAGCTGAACAGCAAGAACACAAGGAGCGCCTGA
- a CDS encoding PaaI family thioesterase: MELTPVMDPEALNRFLETDFPQLHTDGKVFEVVDVSPGSVVMRLMPNERHLRPGGTVSGPTLFALADVGAYCAVLAHIGPVALAVTTNLNINFLRKPKPGPLTCTCRLLKLGKRLAVMEASIFDEDADDLVAHATATYSIPPR, from the coding sequence ATGGAATTGACGCCCGTCATGGATCCCGAGGCGCTGAACCGCTTCCTTGAAACCGATTTTCCGCAGCTTCACACGGACGGCAAGGTGTTCGAGGTGGTGGACGTCTCCCCCGGCTCGGTCGTCATGCGCCTCATGCCGAACGAGCGCCATCTTCGCCCCGGCGGAACCGTCTCCGGCCCCACGCTCTTCGCGCTTGCCGATGTCGGCGCCTATTGCGCCGTGCTCGCCCATATCGGCCCGGTGGCGCTCGCGGTCACCACCAATCTCAACATCAACTTCCTGCGCAAACCGAAGCCCGGCCCCCTCACCTGCACCTGCCGGCTTCTCAAGCTCGGCAAGCGGCTGGCGGTGATGGAAGCATCGATTTTCGACGAGGACGCCGACGATCTGGTGGCCCATGCCACCGCCACCTATTCGATTCCGCCGCGATAA
- a CDS encoding enoyl-CoA hydratase, with protein sequence MADVVSFRKEEPAGLVRVERAEPVLRITLSNPPANALSIAVMEALGAALDAVAADDAIRVVVLASTGKVFSAGHDLKEMTARREDADGGRAFFEKTMRMAADIMLKIAALPQPVVAEIDGLATAAGCQLVASCDLAICTDTSTFCTPGVNIGLFCSTPMVAVTRAAHPKQAMEMLLTGETIDASTAKDFGLVNRIVPQQYLRQVVDKYAAVIASKSPQSLRIGKAAFRAQAGLPVAEAYDVAVAAMVDNMLADDAKEGIGAFLGKRMPEWDRS encoded by the coding sequence ATGGCGGATGTGGTGTCGTTCAGGAAAGAGGAGCCGGCGGGCCTGGTGCGCGTCGAGCGCGCGGAGCCCGTTCTTCGGATCACGCTCAGCAATCCGCCTGCCAATGCCCTGTCCATCGCCGTCATGGAAGCGCTCGGCGCGGCGCTGGATGCCGTTGCCGCCGATGACGCCATCCGCGTCGTCGTGCTCGCCTCGACGGGAAAGGTCTTTTCCGCCGGCCACGATCTCAAGGAGATGACCGCCCGCCGCGAGGATGCCGACGGTGGCCGCGCCTTCTTCGAGAAGACCATGCGCATGGCGGCGGACATCATGCTGAAGATCGCCGCGCTGCCGCAGCCGGTCGTCGCGGAGATCGACGGGCTCGCGACGGCGGCCGGCTGCCAGCTCGTTGCGAGCTGCGACCTTGCCATCTGCACAGACACCTCCACCTTCTGCACGCCGGGCGTCAATATCGGCCTTTTCTGCTCGACGCCGATGGTCGCCGTCACCCGCGCCGCCCATCCCAAGCAGGCGATGGAGATGCTGCTGACCGGCGAGACGATCGACGCCTCCACCGCCAAGGATTTCGGCCTCGTCAACCGCATCGTGCCGCAGCAGTATCTCCGCCAGGTCGTTGACAAATACGCCGCCGTCATCGCCTCCAAGTCACCGCAGTCGCTGCGCATCGGCAAGGCCGCCTTCCGCGCGCAAGCCGGATTGCCGGTGGCGGAAGCCTATGACGTCGCGGTGGCGGCGATGGTCGACAACATGCTCGCGGATGACGCGAAGGAGGGCATCGGCGCCTTCCTCGGCAAGCGCATGCCGGAGTGGGATCGCAGCTAG
- a CDS encoding EamA family transporter encodes MPLDVLFLVLFGAALHATWNALVKSGTDKSLDASMVSLGGGIVGLAFLPLVPLPQPEAWPFILISAVLQFAYFQLVAAAYRAGDIGLVYPLMRGAAPLLVATTSGLVLGEHLTPVAMAGVLVISAGVLTLAFESRHGSRRAIGYALANAAVIATYTFVDGAGARVSGNAISYTLWMSLLPPVLLFAWAIRKRGAAPVWKHVRRNWARGLLGGGGSIASYGLALWAMTRAPVATVAALRETAILFALLISVFILKEKASVWRYVAGGVIAAGVLVLKLA; translated from the coding sequence TTGCCGCTAGACGTTCTCTTTCTCGTGCTGTTCGGCGCGGCCCTGCACGCGACCTGGAATGCGCTCGTCAAATCCGGCACGGACAAGTCGCTCGACGCCTCGATGGTTTCGCTCGGCGGCGGCATTGTGGGGCTTGCCTTCCTGCCGCTGGTGCCGCTGCCGCAACCGGAGGCCTGGCCGTTCATCCTGATCTCGGCCGTCCTGCAATTCGCCTATTTCCAGCTCGTGGCCGCGGCCTACCGGGCGGGCGACATCGGCCTCGTCTATCCGCTGATGCGCGGGGCCGCTCCCCTGCTGGTCGCCACGACCAGCGGCCTCGTGCTCGGCGAGCACCTGACGCCGGTCGCCATGGCCGGCGTGCTGGTCATCTCGGCGGGCGTGCTCACGCTCGCCTTCGAATCGCGCCACGGCAGCCGCCGCGCCATCGGCTACGCGCTCGCCAATGCGGCCGTCATCGCCACCTACACCTTCGTCGACGGTGCCGGCGCTCGCGTCTCCGGCAACGCCATTTCCTACACGCTCTGGATGTCCCTGCTGCCGCCCGTCCTGCTGTTTGCCTGGGCGATCCGCAAGCGGGGCGCCGCGCCGGTCTGGAAGCATGTGCGGCGCAACTGGGCGCGCGGGCTTCTCGGCGGCGGCGGCTCCATCGCCTCCTACGGCCTGGCCCTCTGGGCGATGACCAGGGCGCCCGTCGCCACCGTGGCGGCGCTGCGCGAAACCGCCATCCTCTTCGCCCTCCTCATCTCCGTCTTCATCCTCAAGGAGAAGGCAAGCGTCTGGCGCTACGTCGCGGGCGGCGTGATCGCGGCGGGCGTGCTGGTGCTCAAGCTGGCTTGA
- a CDS encoding CoA-binding protein gives MNHDHYPESYIRDILKSVRTIAVLGASPNDARPSHGVMGFLLGKGYRVIPVNPGHACKTILGQTVHARLADIPEPVDMVDVFRAANQLHAVVDEVLVLRPLPSVLWGQFTVRDDAAAARAEAAGIRVVMDRCPVTEYPVLMLRAS, from the coding sequence ATGAACCACGATCACTATCCCGAGAGCTACATCCGCGACATCCTGAAATCCGTGCGCACGATCGCCGTGCTCGGCGCCTCGCCGAACGATGCGCGTCCGAGCCATGGCGTGATGGGCTTCCTGCTCGGCAAGGGCTATCGCGTCATTCCGGTCAATCCGGGCCATGCCTGCAAGACCATTCTCGGCCAGACCGTCCATGCCCGCCTCGCCGACATCCCCGAACCGGTCGACATGGTCGACGTCTTCCGCGCGGCCAACCAGCTTCATGCCGTGGTCGACGAGGTGCTGGTGCTTCGTCCCTTGCCCTCGGTGCTGTGGGGCCAGTTCACCGTGCGCGACGACGCGGCCGCCGCCCGGGCGGAGGCGGCCGGCATCAGGGTCGTCATGGACCGCTGCCCCGTCACCGAATATCCGGTGCTGATGCTCAGGGCGTCTTGA
- a CDS encoding CoA-binding protein: MNHDTYPDYYIADILRSTRVIALVGASPNPERPSYRVMAFLLRKGYRVIPVNPGQAGKEILGQPVVARLADIVEPIDMVDVFRAADALPSVVEEVLALSPLPKAIWGQLSVRHDEAAAAAEAAGIKVVMDRCPAIEYPRLVA, encoded by the coding sequence ATGAATCACGATACCTATCCGGACTATTACATCGCCGACATCCTGCGCTCGACCAGGGTGATCGCGCTCGTCGGCGCGTCGCCCAATCCGGAGCGCCCGAGCTACCGGGTCATGGCCTTCCTGCTGCGCAAGGGGTATCGCGTCATCCCGGTCAATCCCGGCCAGGCCGGCAAGGAGATCCTCGGCCAGCCGGTCGTCGCCCGCCTTGCCGACATCGTCGAGCCGATCGACATGGTGGACGTCTTCCGCGCGGCCGATGCGTTGCCCTCGGTCGTGGAAGAGGTGCTGGCGCTCTCCCCGCTGCCGAAGGCGATCTGGGGCCAGCTCTCGGTGCGCCACGACGAGGCTGCTGCGGCGGCGGAGGCCGCGGGCATCAAGGTGGTGATGGATCGCTGCCCGGCAATCGAATATCCGCGCCTCGTGGCCTGA
- a CDS encoding O-acetylhomoserine aminocarboxypropyltransferase → MTKNKPGFSTLAVHAGAQPDPTTGARATPIYQTTSFVFNDADHAASLFGLQAFGNIYTRIMNPTQAVLEERVAALEGGTAALAVASGHAAQLLIFHTIMRPGDNFIAARRLYGGSINQFGHAFKSFDWHVRWADTGDLSSFESQIDDKTKAIFIESLANPGGTFVDIAGIAEIAHRHGLPLIVDNTMATPYLVRPLEHGADIVVHSLTKFMGGHGNSMGGVIVDGGTFDWSASGKYPALSEPRPEYAGLVLHATFGNFAFAIACRVIGLRDFGPAISPFNAFQILTGIETLPLRMQRHCDNALAVARWLKGNDKVAWVNYAGLDDDPNHALQQRYSPKGAGAVFTFGLKGGYEAGKRFVEGLEMLSHLANIGDTRSLVIHPASTTHRQLSEEQQVAAGAGPDVVRLSIGIEDAADIIADIEQALAKA, encoded by the coding sequence ATGACCAAGAACAAGCCCGGATTTTCCACGCTCGCCGTCCATGCCGGCGCCCAGCCGGACCCGACCACCGGCGCGCGCGCGACGCCGATCTACCAGACCACCAGCTTCGTCTTCAACGATGCGGACCACGCCGCCTCGCTCTTCGGCCTCCAGGCCTTCGGCAACATCTACACCCGCATCATGAACCCGACGCAGGCCGTGCTCGAAGAGCGCGTCGCCGCGCTCGAAGGCGGCACGGCCGCGCTCGCCGTCGCCTCCGGCCATGCGGCCCAGCTCCTCATCTTCCACACGATCATGCGCCCCGGCGATAATTTCATCGCCGCGCGCCGGCTCTACGGCGGCTCGATCAACCAGTTCGGCCATGCCTTCAAGTCGTTCGACTGGCATGTGCGCTGGGCCGACACGGGCGATCTGTCGAGTTTCGAAAGCCAGATCGACGACAAGACCAAGGCGATCTTCATCGAGAGCCTCGCCAATCCCGGCGGCACCTTCGTCGACATCGCCGGCATCGCCGAGATCGCCCACCGCCACGGCCTGCCGCTCATCGTCGACAACACGATGGCGACGCCCTACCTGGTGCGCCCGCTGGAGCACGGCGCCGACATCGTCGTCCACTCGCTGACCAAGTTCATGGGCGGCCACGGCAATTCCATGGGCGGCGTCATCGTCGACGGCGGCACCTTCGACTGGTCGGCCTCCGGCAAGTACCCGGCGCTCTCCGAGCCCCGCCCGGAATATGCCGGCCTGGTGCTGCACGCCACCTTCGGCAACTTCGCCTTCGCCATCGCCTGCCGCGTGATCGGCCTGCGCGACTTCGGCCCGGCCATCTCGCCCTTCAACGCCTTCCAGATCCTGACCGGCATCGAGACGCTGCCACTGCGCATGCAGCGCCATTGCGACAACGCGCTTGCCGTCGCAAGGTGGCTGAAGGGCAATGACAAGGTCGCCTGGGTCAATTATGCGGGCCTCGACGACGACCCGAACCATGCCCTCCAGCAGCGCTATTCGCCGAAGGGCGCGGGCGCCGTCTTCACCTTCGGCCTGAAGGGCGGCTACGAGGCCGGCAAGCGCTTCGTCGAAGGGCTGGAGATGCTGTCGCACCTTGCCAATATCGGCGACACGCGCTCGCTGGTCATCCATCCGGCCTCCACCACCCACCGCCAGCTCAGCGAGGAGCAGCAGGTCGCCGCCGGTGCCGGTCCCGACGTGGTGCGCCTGTCCATCGGCATCGAGGATGCCGCGGACATCATCGCCGATATCGAACAGGCCCTCGCCAAGGCCTGA
- a CDS encoding cupin domain-containing protein, with product MSKAQRFDTSGIEAEEGRPAADRLISGDPVFTSWNIEEAEGGIYSGIWQSTPGKWRIRYDEWEYFHILQGHSIVTSDDGEVFDLRPGNRLILRPGFNGTWEVVETTRKDYVIRL from the coding sequence ATGAGCAAGGCGCAACGTTTCGACACGTCCGGCATCGAAGCCGAGGAGGGCCGCCCGGCAGCCGACCGGCTGATCTCGGGCGATCCTGTCTTCACGAGCTGGAACATCGAGGAGGCCGAGGGCGGTATCTATTCGGGCATCTGGCAGTCGACGCCCGGCAAGTGGCGCATCCGCTACGACGAGTGGGAGTACTTCCACATCCTCCAAGGCCACTCGATCGTGACGTCAGACGACGGCGAGGTCTTCGACCTCAGGCCCGGCAACCGCCTGATCCTCAGGCCGGGCTTCAACGGAACCTGGGAAGTCGTTGAAACGACTCGCAAGGATTACGTCATCCGGCTGTAG
- a CDS encoding cytochrome P450, translated as MTTTHLPFLSIDPASRRVCLDGRNPDFYRDPNPVYAALHAHSPTFWWEEQKQWYFTGYDHVNGLLRDRRFGRQILHVATREELGLPEPQDHVRHFDAAEAWSLLELEPPEHTRLRTLVNRAFVSRMIERLTPEITELCHQAIDRFEKDGRVELLSAFADILPVTMIARMIGIPDEMGPQLLKWSHAYVRMYMFGRTREDELAADKAAQEFADYVRGVIAERRAEPRDDLLSHMVHTEHKGQLLTEDELISTTIVLLNAGHEATVHQIGNAVRTILENGADPAVLFADGKATERTVEECLRISAPVHIFQRYALEDVELDGIRFRRGDKVAMILAAANLDPRKFSDPLVFRPDRDEGANLSFGAGIHFCIGAPLARLELNIALPILFQRLPGLRIAKTPVVKDVYHFHGLEALELAW; from the coding sequence ATGACCACGACACACCTGCCCTTCCTCTCCATCGACCCCGCCAGCCGCCGCGTTTGCCTCGACGGCCGGAACCCGGATTTCTACCGCGACCCGAACCCGGTCTATGCCGCGCTGCATGCGCATTCTCCCACCTTCTGGTGGGAAGAGCAGAAGCAATGGTATTTCACCGGCTACGACCATGTGAACGGTCTTCTGCGCGACCGCCGTTTCGGCAGGCAGATCCTGCATGTGGCGACGCGCGAGGAGCTCGGCCTGCCGGAGCCGCAGGATCACGTCCGGCATTTCGATGCGGCGGAGGCCTGGTCGCTGCTGGAACTGGAGCCGCCGGAGCACACGCGGCTGCGCACCCTCGTCAACCGCGCCTTCGTCTCGCGCATGATCGAGCGGCTGACGCCCGAGATCACCGAACTGTGCCACCAGGCCATCGACCGTTTCGAGAAGGACGGGCGCGTCGAACTGCTCTCCGCCTTCGCCGACATCCTGCCGGTGACGATGATCGCCCGGATGATCGGCATACCGGACGAGATGGGGCCGCAGCTTTTGAAGTGGTCGCATGCCTATGTGCGCATGTACATGTTCGGCCGCACGCGTGAGGACGAGCTTGCGGCAGACAAGGCCGCGCAGGAATTCGCGGACTATGTGCGCGGCGTCATCGCCGAGCGCCGGGCCGAGCCGCGCGACGACCTGCTCTCGCACATGGTGCACACCGAGCACAAAGGCCAGCTTCTCACCGAGGACGAGCTGATCTCGACGACCATCGTGCTGCTCAATGCCGGCCACGAGGCGACCGTGCACCAGATCGGCAATGCCGTGCGGACGATCCTGGAGAACGGCGCCGATCCGGCCGTGCTCTTTGCCGACGGGAAGGCGACGGAGCGCACGGTGGAGGAATGCCTGCGCATCTCCGCGCCGGTGCACATCTTCCAGCGCTATGCGCTGGAGGACGTGGAGCTCGACGGCATCCGGTTCCGCCGCGGCGACAAGGTGGCGATGATCCTCGCCGCCGCCAATCTCGATCCGAGGAAGTTCAGCGACCCGCTCGTCTTCAGGCCGGATCGCGACGAGGGCGCGAACCTTTCGTTCGGCGCGGGCATCCATTTCTGTATCGGTGCGCCGCTCGCCCGGCTGGAGCTGAACATCGCGCTGCCGATCCTCTTCCAACGCCTGCCGGGGCTGCGGATCGCGAAGACGCCCGTGGTGAAGGACGTCTATCATTTCCACGGGCTGGAGGCGCTGGAGCTTGCCTGGTGA
- the ggt gene encoding gamma-glutamyltransferase: protein MTIRSIAALSLLLMTATGAVAQQASDTVAPERATGLAAAKIVTAKEHMVAAAHPLAAEAGERILAGGGSAIDAMVAVQTVLGLVEPQSSGLGGGAFLVYYDAGAKRVVTLDGRETAPMEATPKLFLDDEGQPLEFFDAVVGGRSVSTPGTVMLLQEAHNRWGRKPWKDLFAPAQKLARDGFAVSPRLAGLIAAEGDRLKTFEATASYFFGADGAPLKAGAVLKNPAYADTLSAIAGGGAAAFYSGPIAEAIVDTVRMSGKNSGVLSLPDLATYRVKERPPVCILYRALDVCGMGPPSSGAVAVGQMLGMLENFDLKALGKDNPQSWRLIGDAQRLAFADRGRYLADTDFVPAPIKGLVDKAYLGERAKLLDGDKALGEDAVTAGTPEWDHAFNFGRDSAIELPSTSHFVIVDKDGNFVSMTTTIENGFGSRLMTGGFLLNNELTDFSFETHDEGRPVANRVEPGKRPRSSMSPTIVLKDGKPLLAIGSPGGSQIIGYVAQALIAYIDWGMDVGGIVAMPHLINRFGPYDVEAGTDAEKLAEPLKALGYEVKAGEMNSGLHAIELTAEGLKGAADPRREGVAIGK from the coding sequence ATGACGATACGATCGATCGCAGCCCTTTCGCTGCTTCTCATGACGGCGACGGGCGCCGTTGCCCAGCAGGCATCGGACACGGTCGCCCCCGAACGGGCGACCGGGCTTGCCGCCGCGAAGATCGTGACGGCGAAGGAGCACATGGTCGCGGCCGCCCATCCGCTCGCGGCGGAGGCCGGCGAGCGGATCCTTGCCGGGGGCGGCAGCGCGATCGACGCGATGGTCGCGGTCCAGACGGTGCTCGGCCTCGTGGAGCCCCAGTCCTCCGGCCTCGGCGGGGGCGCCTTCCTCGTCTATTACGATGCCGGCGCGAAGCGCGTCGTCACGCTCGACGGGCGCGAGACCGCGCCGATGGAGGCGACGCCGAAGCTCTTCCTCGACGACGAGGGCCAGCCGCTGGAATTCTTCGATGCCGTCGTCGGCGGCCGCTCGGTCAGCACGCCCGGCACGGTCATGCTGCTGCAGGAGGCGCACAACCGCTGGGGCCGCAAGCCGTGGAAGGACCTCTTCGCGCCGGCGCAAAAGCTTGCGCGCGACGGCTTTGCCGTCTCCCCGCGCCTTGCCGGCCTCATCGCGGCGGAGGGCGACCGGCTGAAGACCTTCGAGGCGACGGCCTCCTATTTCTTCGGCGCCGACGGCGCGCCGCTGAAAGCCGGCGCCGTGCTGAAGAACCCCGCCTATGCCGATACGCTGTCCGCCATCGCCGGCGGCGGGGCGGCGGCTTTCTACAGCGGCCCCATCGCGGAAGCCATCGTCGACACGGTGCGCATGTCGGGAAAGAACAGCGGCGTGCTCTCGCTGCCCGACCTTGCCACCTACCGGGTGAAGGAGCGCCCGCCCGTCTGCATCCTTTACCGCGCCCTCGACGTCTGCGGCATGGGACCGCCTTCCTCCGGCGCGGTCGCCGTCGGCCAGATGCTCGGCATGCTGGAGAACTTCGACCTCAAGGCGCTTGGCAAGGACAATCCGCAAAGCTGGCGGCTGATCGGCGATGCCCAGCGACTCGCCTTCGCCGACCGCGGGCGCTACCTTGCCGACACCGACTTCGTGCCCGCCCCGATCAAGGGCCTCGTCGACAAGGCCTATCTCGGCGAACGCGCGAAGCTGCTCGACGGCGACAAGGCGCTCGGCGAGGATGCCGTGACCGCCGGCACGCCGGAATGGGACCACGCCTTCAACTTCGGCCGGGATTCCGCCATCGAGCTGCCGTCCACCAGCCATTTCGTCATCGTCGACAAGGACGGCAACTTCGTCTCCATGACGACGACCATCGAGAACGGCTTCGGCTCGCGCCTGATGACCGGCGGCTTCCTGCTCAACAACGAGCTGACGGACTTCTCCTTCGAGACCCACGACGAGGGCCGGCCCGTCGCCAACCGCGTCGAGCCGGGCAAGCGTCCGCGCTCCTCCATGTCGCCGACCATCGTCCTGAAGGACGGCAAGCCGCTTCTGGCGATCGGCTCGCCCGGCGGCAGCCAGATCATCGGCTATGTCGCGCAGGCGCTGATCGCCTATATCGACTGGGGCATGGATGTCGGCGGCATCGTCGCCATGCCGCATCTCATCAACCGCTTCGGTCCCTACGACGTCGAAGCGGGCACGGACGCGGAGAAGCTCGCAGAGCCGCTGAAGGCGCTCGGCTACGAGGTGAAGGCCGGCGAGATGAACTCCGGCCTGCACGCCATCGAACTGACCGCCGAAGGCCTCAAGGGCGCCGCCGACCCGCGGCGGGAGGGCGTGGCGATCGGCAAGTGA